From a single Streptomyces liliifuscus genomic region:
- a CDS encoding AAA family ATPase, whose product MLSIGCRDFLSCGDLHLDLAGQPIIVTGPNGAGKSNLGRVVDLISTVVGHYSGRPAADRLGLYNRAGRFGATSFQVAVKIELDQAWEQELVAAFVRAAFVCGADSASSPSLPTRAQLDAAVRDQLDPASLFPLWTGTLHVHYDAAWSQPWFAAWEFTHADATWHIQLVGGSSFLRLGPTDARGRVPAQTRNFSHWWQQRPAGLGDFTKVLPPSQVEALSFSVTPPNDGSSPLPVTLLDLAARLGEREIDNRSFDFIHVLAAILRQGIVVTDNRRLPLERRFSHQALQRSFDLRDGGGVAGELYRCKNGPLALRQRYAQAKELFTDLTGRALGVQASPDPEEPGTMLIDVTVVDGDYEVPIAFAGAGIQEALLLSTLLTGKSGRVIVLDEPAVNLEPTLQRRLIPVLDARRAQCIVITHSADLVPASTPADLSRIVRLAPHPSGTQVFRTPQDLPAQEQTRWLQRLGTSEARAPLFAAGVILCEGATETGALSRWWDSTHCPEWGPLSAANICLMRVDGDTAFHGYIDYLEAFGIPWAIVADGPALSPGSRLHEHLTAKNLLPDGQPDPSDTFTRWKGYWEEAGVFTFAREFGTDGNKGGEFEALLTELDPELYEQARKEHGRSKPRVGAHFAAHHSNPPTPVTDLYRRIREHLDPEVGRQ is encoded by the coding sequence GTGTTGAGTATCGGCTGTCGTGACTTCTTGTCGTGCGGCGACCTGCATCTGGACTTGGCTGGTCAGCCCATTATCGTCACTGGCCCGAACGGCGCGGGTAAGTCCAACCTGGGCAGGGTGGTGGACCTGATCAGTACGGTCGTCGGGCACTACAGCGGCCGACCGGCAGCCGATCGGCTGGGCCTGTACAACCGGGCAGGACGCTTCGGCGCCACATCATTCCAGGTCGCCGTGAAGATCGAGCTTGATCAGGCCTGGGAGCAGGAACTGGTTGCCGCCTTCGTCAGGGCTGCTTTCGTATGCGGGGCGGACAGCGCGTCCTCCCCCAGCCTTCCAACCCGAGCTCAACTGGACGCTGCGGTACGCGACCAGCTCGATCCCGCATCGTTGTTCCCGCTGTGGACCGGCACCCTTCACGTGCACTACGACGCGGCCTGGAGCCAGCCTTGGTTCGCAGCCTGGGAGTTCACCCACGCCGACGCCACGTGGCACATCCAGCTCGTGGGCGGGTCCAGCTTCCTGCGCCTGGGCCCAACCGATGCCCGAGGAAGGGTACCTGCCCAGACCCGGAACTTCAGCCACTGGTGGCAGCAACGCCCGGCAGGCCTGGGAGACTTCACCAAGGTGCTTCCGCCGTCCCAAGTCGAGGCTCTGTCCTTTAGCGTGACACCGCCGAATGACGGATCCAGCCCACTGCCCGTCACACTGCTGGACCTGGCAGCCAGGCTGGGTGAGCGTGAGATCGACAATCGGTCCTTCGACTTCATCCACGTGCTGGCCGCGATCCTGCGCCAGGGCATCGTGGTCACCGACAACCGCCGTCTCCCGCTGGAACGCCGCTTCTCCCACCAGGCCCTTCAGCGTTCTTTCGACCTGCGGGACGGCGGTGGGGTGGCCGGTGAGCTGTACCGGTGCAAGAACGGTCCTCTGGCGCTGCGTCAGCGTTATGCACAGGCCAAGGAGTTGTTCACTGATCTGACCGGGCGTGCGTTGGGTGTGCAGGCATCCCCGGATCCCGAGGAACCGGGCACGATGCTCATCGATGTCACCGTCGTCGACGGTGACTACGAAGTACCTATCGCCTTCGCCGGGGCCGGCATCCAGGAAGCGCTCCTGCTGAGCACCCTGCTCACCGGCAAGTCCGGCCGTGTCATCGTCCTCGATGAGCCGGCCGTCAACCTGGAGCCGACCCTCCAGCGCCGCCTCATCCCAGTCCTTGATGCCCGCCGCGCCCAGTGCATCGTGATCACCCACAGTGCCGATCTCGTGCCCGCCAGCACCCCTGCGGACCTCTCCCGCATCGTGCGATTGGCCCCTCACCCGTCAGGCACCCAGGTCTTCCGCACACCCCAGGATCTGCCTGCACAGGAGCAGACCAGATGGCTGCAGCGTCTGGGCACATCGGAGGCCCGGGCCCCGCTGTTCGCCGCCGGAGTCATCCTGTGCGAAGGCGCCACCGAAACCGGCGCTCTGAGCCGGTGGTGGGACAGCACCCACTGTCCCGAATGGGGCCCCCTCAGTGCCGCCAACATCTGCCTGATGAGGGTCGACGGGGACACGGCCTTCCACGGCTACATCGACTACCTCGAAGCCTTCGGCATCCCCTGGGCGATCGTCGCGGACGGCCCCGCACTCAGCCCCGGCAGCCGCCTGCACGAACACCTCACAGCCAAGAACCTCCTCCCAGACGGCCAACCGGACCCCAGCGACACCTTCACCCGCTGGAAGGGCTACTGGGAAGAAGCAGGCGTGTTCACCTTCGCCCGCGAATTCGGCACCGACGGCAACAAGGGCGGCGAATTCGAAGCCCTGCTCACCGAGCTCGATCCCGAGCTGTACGAACAGGCCAGAAAGGAGCACGGCCGGAGCAAGCCCCGCGTCGGTGCCCACTTCGCAGCCCACCACTCCAACCCACCAACCCCGGTCACCGACCTCTACCGACGGATCCGGGAACATCTGGATCCCGAAGTCGGCAGACAGTGA